The Epinephelus lanceolatus isolate andai-2023 chromosome 16, ASM4190304v1, whole genome shotgun sequence nucleotide sequence TCTTTTCCTTTTGCACTTCTTTAACTTTACTCCTCGTCATCACCACAGGCTCATCTTgaatctttgtttctctcttctttccCTTTTCACTCTTACTTTCCATCTTCTCCAAAGTCTTCTCTTGAATCTTTGTTTCTCTATTCTTTCCTTTTTCACTCTTACCCTCCATGTTCTCCAAAGTCTTCTCTTgaatctttgtttctctcttctttcctctttcACTCTTACTCTCCATGTTCTCCAAAGTCTTCTCTTGAATCTTTGTTTCTCTATTCTTTCCTTTTTCACTCTTACCCTCCATGTTCTCCAAAGTCTTCTCTTgaatctttgtttctctcttctttcctctttcACTCTTACCCTCCATGTTCTCCAAAGTCTTCTCTtgaatctttgtttttctcttctttcctctttcACTCTTACTCTCCATGTTCTCCAAAGTCTTCTCTTGAATCTTTGTTTCTCTATTCTTTCCTTTTTCACTCTTACCCTCCATGTTCTCCAAAGTCTTCTCTTgaatctttgtttctctcttctttcctctttcACTCTTACCCTCCATGTTCTCCAAAGTCTTCTCTTgaatctttgtttctctcttctttcctctttcACTCTTACCCTCCATGTTCTCCAAAGTCTTCTCTTGAATCTTTGTTCTCCAAagtctcttcctgtctcttttCGTCTGTCTTTTGTCCTTCTTCACCATCACTGTCCATCTTCTCCAAAGTCTCTtcctgtgtctctttctctgtcttttgtcCTTCTTTAAGCTTATCTTCTGTCTTATTTCTGTCTTCACCTTCAATCTTTGACATTTCCAAATTGCCCTCATCCACTTCACGTTCTTTTTCTTGTCCTTCATAATCTCCTGGTCTTTCTTCAGGCAGGCTCTTGTGCAATGTTGTGTCTCCCACTGAGACTTCATTCTCCAACAGCCACTCTTTGGACACAGTTTCCCCCATGGATCCTTTATGTTAAGTAAATAATGATTGGTTACTATTGAAAACTGTACCAGTATTTATCCTGTGCACTGTACTATTTATTTACCTGAGGGAATCATCTGTCCAACTGTGGATCCAGCCTGGTGTTCAATGTTGTCGCCTTAAAAGTgtataataaatacataaatgtatGATAACATGCAACTTTTCTTGTCCAGGTTCTATTACTTCACTTTGTCATATTTTCCCATAATTACCAGATATTGGCATGATGACTTCAAACAAAGATGACTGGTGGAAAATCATCTTATTCACCATATTGACTCGGTCACACACAGTTTTTCTTGAGTGAGTTGACAAAATTTTTGCTGTTTCTGGGCTTACAAAAGCCTGCTGcatctaaaaaaagaaaaagaaataaggtGTGAAAATATATTCTAGATCATGTAGTTCGTCTAGCTCAGATGTTCAGGTGTGTTTTAGTGCAGTGCTCTTACACCAGGAATGGACTTTGACTGCCACCTTGTCATTCTGTGGGAATAGGTCAAAGCATGTTGTAAACACTTTAGAAAGCCACTAATTATTAACAAAAAGCGAGCAGATCTACTTCACAGTCAAAAGTTATCATTTTGATTTGTTGGCCTCATAGAAACAGATTTTATCTGTCTAAACAAGTCTGTTTACTGTAAAATACTTTTTCTGACATGAGTAAcagcttttcttgtttttgttatatGTGGTATATGGTGGTATGTTGACATTATACTTACTACAGGTGTCTTGAGAATGACAGGACTCAGTGAAACCAGGGCTGTATTCAGTTTTAGGTCTGGAGATTGGCACATCAATGCTCGTGTATCCTGTTAATTTAGCAATATGAATTAAAGAACAAATGAAATAGACAAGTGTGGGTTTTAAAAGCCAAgattcaagtttttattttgctaaTGTGGTAAAACTTTAGCTTTTTGTGATATGATTATTCCTTGTTTGATGTACTGAGgtcactgtctgtttttttttaaaaaagtcaaaagaaTATTAAAAGCTTTGTACTATGTGGAAGTACTGAAAACTGTCAAAACTCACCATTTTTTGGTTCAAAGGCACAGATGCCCTTTTCTCACGCAGCTGGTAAGTCCTTTTTGGCACATATTCCTCATCATGATCTGGTACTGTTTCAGTTAGTGTGGTTTTCATATCACCTGTATCATCCTCATCAGATGAGCTCACCAtcttttttttaggaaaaataaaatatattaagcTCATTTTAGAACGatgtattttaatgtgtgtgtggaaacacTGCAGCTAGTCACATGTCTCACCTGCTGGTCTGACGGCACAAGGGTCTTGTTGCTGTACAGCTGGTTAAGCCTTTTTCTCACACGCTTCTCTTGGCCCAATggttcctgctcctcctcttcaaaCCCTTGATTGTCTTCATTTTGCGCAGGTTCGTTGTCCTCCCTTTCATCCTCCGAAGAAGCAATGGTCATGGTGTTGTCTTTCTTGTGTTTCTCTCTGCGTTTCCTTGTCTTTGCAGCATATGTAGAAATTGCCATCATTGACAATCCTCTACTCTGGAGTGTGACCTCTGCTGGGTCCTCCGCTGTGCAAAGAAATGGATAAAATGAATACAAGTTGATGGATACTACAAGAAAAAATAGGTTTGGCATTGATTTAGATTGTTTAAAAAACCTTGATAAAATCTTTTGGCTGTGTTTGCATCATGGCACATAAAAGTCGCCACTTTCTGGTAGGTTTTATGGCCCAACTGCCGCTTGGCCTGGAGGAatgaatgtaaaaaagaaatacacacaAGTGTAAAATTCATTAACTTTTCACCACACTTAATTGTTTTTAagatacaaaaaaacatgagaagTTATCTCACATAAGTGGCAACAGAGGAGCGCAGCATGTTGAAAGTTGGGGCTGTCCCCAAGCCCATCCCCTCCCAGGCCTCCTTGAAATATTCAGACAGCTTCAGCAGGATGCCTCCACTGGTTGTGTGAAAGAAGGTAGAAGCCTCTTTGCCTCCTTCAATTCTGTTTCGAAGCAGGTTGTAACGCTGCAACCAGGAATACTCGCTTGGCTTGAGGGGTACAGCTGCTTCACCAAAGTACCTTTGAGTCTTGTGCTGTCCAACCTAATAATTCAGGAATTTTGACTTTTCACTCTGACCAACTGATATAACGATGTGTATGTCTCTTGTGTCCTTTCAGTTTTTGTAATAATGTTTGCACTTACACGGATGATGCGGGCACCCTGCTTAGTCTTTTCTGCTGCCTTGACCTCCTTTGTGGTCATGTTGATCACAACACCCTTTCGGTGGCCTGTTGTTGCAATAATATACCCAGCAGTCCAAAAAACTCTTTCAGACATGCTCGGTCCTCTGGATGCTTCTCAAGGTCAGCTGTAAAAGCAGAGGAAGGACATTGTATGCATTCACTTGCAATGATGATATTCTTTACCTAAGTACCACACGTTGGCCACACAAAAGCAGCAGAGACCAGCCCATATATAAAAACCCAGTTTGTAGATGCTAATCCCTGTAATGTAAAATCTGCAGAACGGTATCTTCACCCAAAGTTTGAGTCTGGAGAAGCCCCATAACATTAAATAAACCTTATTTTTACAAATCTGAAACTTATGCTGAGCAATGATCCATACCCAGTACTGCAGTGATCTTCTTTGGAGCCTCATCTATAAACCATGCATGTTTCTGTGCCTTGACCAGTCTCTCTGAAATTTTGAATAGCATTTATTATATGCATGTTCCCTGCTTTTAACGATGTGATGTTAATGTTTGGAGGTGGGGTTATGAATGTTAAACATACCAGATTTACTTCGCCTCACACTGAGCTGGTGCCCGACCACATCCCGGCCAATATCTCTGATCCGGGCCCTCAGCTCTACCAAGATGGCGTTGATATTTTTTGTTCCCAGTCTGACAGATGGTGGTGCCATGTTTGAAATATATTTCATAAAGGCCACAGCATCCATCAGATAACATCTCTGGGTTGTTGGTTTGAAGCCTTTTTCTTGAAGGACTGCAACAAAACTTgaagacaaaaatacaaatacagtcATGTCCTCTACCCTTCGACGCACTGATGCTTCTTACAGTGTAGTACTTACCCATGGATTCTAGCATGGTTACTCAGGAAAAGAAGGTCAACATTTGGGATTGCTGAGTCTGCCATGTACTCTAGAAAATCGACAACATGTTTGGCTCGCTGCTTGGCATTTTCAGAAGTTTTTCTACCAGGGTTGGCACCTTCTGTGTGGCCCCTAAATTCCTCGACCAATCTtactgaagaaaaaataaaaagcaaatcaAATATTTTTGCATGGATCTGCACATTAACACAACATCCCCTATCTTTCAAGTTCAATACTCGTTCAGTGACTATGATATGAGGGTATCTTCACCATAGCAAGGGGCTTTGCTGGGGGACAATGGTGCACGTCTGCGATGTTTTGCTGCCTGAAAAAAGCACATGAAGCAGATTTTCTTAATCAAGAGTTACTGAAAAAATTGGTCATATTTAAGAAGTACACCAGAGGAATAACTCAACACTCACAGTTGCACGCATTGTTGAAGAATGTAGCTGCTTGAGCTCATCGTTCCTCATCTGGAGCAGGTTCTTCGCCACCTTTAGTTCAGCAGAGAGAAGCTGGCAGTTCCTGCACCCAGGATCAGGGGCCCTCAGGACAGAACGCCTTCTTCTTCGCTTGGCCTGTTGGTCAACTGTTCCTGTGTAGCAGGAAGCCTGGCTGGTTGAGGGAAAAGGATCCAGCATAGCTGGTGCTTCTGGGTCACAAGAAGCCTGGCTGGGTGAGGGAGAAGGATCCAGCATAGCTGGTGTTTCTGGGTCACAAGAAGCCTGGCTGGGAGAACAACACATGGGGACCGAAAGAGGAGGCACAATGGCAGAAGCTGCAGCATGAGGAGCAGCTTGGGGTCTGGCCTCTATCACCCTCCTGACACCCTCTTTGATTGCTGCATCATCCACCTCGTCAAGATGTGAGACCATTGGTGGTGTGGGGTTCGAAGTACGTAGGAGGGCCAGTTCTCTCGCAATGTATCTGTCCTTCGCTTTCTGGATGTACAGTTTAACCATTGGGTTCTGCAAAAAAAGCAGAACGTACAATTAGTAAATCATTTCATTCTGTCTGAAAAAGTTACATTATTGATATCTCATTACCTTTAGCATCATGCATGTATTTAACCAGCAATATTCTTTCTGTGGGATGTGTAGCACTAAATAAATACAGCATTTCCGAATCTATATCAACCACACAAGGATCAAATAAAGACCACAGACCCACCACAGAGCAAGGAAGAACAAGAAGCACAACAAGGACCAAAGTTGCTGGGCTTAAGATCTCAACCTGACTCAACAACACACATAAATCACACAGAGGGACTACCTTCAGGCTGTGGATCCTTTGCAGATGCTTGTCGAGTCGGTTAATATATTTAGACTGGCAGAAACGCACTGGGCAGTCCAGATTTGCGCGAAAACTGGAGAAGCAAGAAGAGTCTTTGATTTAGTTGGAGAAAAAATgtttgtagaaagaaaatatgcAGACATTTCTTTGTAACATGTGTGACCACTTAacacttaaaaatgttaaaaaaacatatgaCACTTGCTAATACAGATTATTCATGACCTGCCTTGCATCTATTTTTAAGAGACTTTTGCAAAATCAGTTGTAGCCTCATACATCACAGACCAATATTTACATTTGCATTACGTTATTTGTTACTGAAAAAAAGCGCTTTTAGtatagtgatttttttaaaagcaacaaCTCACTATACAACAGTGATTAACAATATTGTTTTGGACCCTATTTCAATGATAGTGAAAAAAGAACCAGAAGAAGCCTCTTTAAGAGCATCCTTAAGAGGAAACAGGACACTTACTGTCGATGAGAAAACTTGCTCAGAAGACTCAACTCTGTTTTGTTGACCACCTTTTCTGTGCTTCTCAGGTGCTGGACTATATCAGCATACCATTTCCTACAAATGGGACACTTGCGCTTACACCTCTCATACTGCTTGCTTGGAGGGCTGCAGTCAGAAAATTCCTGTTGCTGTGGTCCTGCTGTCTGAGGCTCCTCAACAGGTTCCTGTACAtggacacaaaaatattgctcaTAAAAGCCCAACAGTAGAGAattattactttattattactttaattatctGGGTGTAAGTTTATGCTTTTTTTCActttacaaaataatatttcCCACATTCCTGGGTAAATTAGTAAATTTAGCTTCTTTTTTCCTTGTTTATCTCATGTAAACAATGAATCAATCCATAATGTCATGATTTGGTCTTTTCGATCTTTTGTTTAATGAATGAAGTTTTTTATTCCTGCATTTGGGTCCTGCTCCATTGTGTTTCCTTAATCGGACATGACCAGTGTTGGGCacattactttaaaaaagtaattagttatagttactagttacttctcCCAAAAAGTAACTAAGTTAGTAACTGAATTACTCTACTataaaagtaaccagttaccaGGGAAAGTAACTATTGCAttactctttcttttttttcaaagtttaaaTATGTCTAAGAATTTGGCTGTGTCGTTCGCCGAAGATTCACGAGTGAGTCACAGAACAGTTCCACTCCTGGCTGGCacgctcgctgctgagctcaactgaactaaGAAAGGAATGAATCAGTTCATGAAGTGCAAAAACATCTAAAATgccatacccaaattaaaatgattgtAACTTCTGAACTGCTCTGGCTACATGTACGCATGAGGTCTTGCtagaaagaaaactctctgtAGTTTCTTGTgcaactgaaactgaaactgcaacagaaacactctaggtgacacagaaacagagtaATGgccctctgaagtcagtaaaaatgtaaaattttgggccgccaaaaatcaaaaatgtttttcaggatgaataactgtctgtggttTCATCTGAGGGGATAAATGACAGtatggggctgtaggcacagtATAAGTGAACACATGTTTCAAATTCGAAGAAGATAGCACAAAGtgtgaccattctacagtgtttttccaTGAAGAGATCCAGGCTGAGCTCCAAATGGACACATGGTAACCAAATGATATTCTGAGACAATAAAggtgttttttatttacattttgacGTATTTCATCAGTTGTTGTTATCACAAACCATATACCAATGTCCATAACTGCTCTGCGTTACTGCGCATAGGCGAGACTGAACGGCCACACCGTTACGCTCAGGTATACACTGCTCTGGCGGGGGGTCAATTAGCACATTCCATACGTCATTCGAAAGGTTGAAACCTCCTCTAGAAGATGGAGATGACAAATCTAAACTCTTCATGACAGTCTAGCAATGAAATGCAGTTGAACAAAAGCACCCCAAATTCGA carries:
- the LOC117263495 gene encoding uncharacterized protein LOC117263495, with the protein product MVKLYIQKAKDRYIARELALLRTSNPTPPMVSHLDEVDDAAIKEGVRRVIEARPQAAPHAAASAIVPPLSVPMCCSPSQASCDPETPAMLDPSPSPSQASCDPEAPAMLDPFPSTSQASCYTGTVDQQAKRRRRRSVLRAPDPGCRNCQLLSAELKVAKNLLQMRNDELKQLHSSTMRATAAKHRRRAPLSPSKAPCYVRLVEEFRGHTEGANPGRKTSENAKQRAKHVVDFLEYMADSAIPNVDLLFLSNHARIHGFVAVLQEKGFKPTTQRCYLMDAVAFMKYISNMAPPSVRLGTKNINAILVELRARIRDIGRDVVGHQLSVRRSKSERLVKAQKHAWFIDEAPKKITAVLADLEKHPEDRACLKEFFGLLGILLQQQATERVL
- the LOC117264036 gene encoding uncharacterized protein LOC117264036, with the translated sequence MTTKEVKAAEKTKQGARIIRVGQHKTQRYFGEAAVPLKPSEYSWLQRYNLLRNRIEGGKEASTFFHTTSGGILLKLSEYFKEAWEGMGLGTAPTFNMLRSSVATYAKRQLGHKTYQKVATFMCHDANTAKRFYQAEDPAEVTLQSRGLSMMAISTYAAKTRKRREKHKKDNTMTIASSEDEREDNEPAQNEDNQGFEEEEQEPLGQEKRVRKRLNQLYSNKTLVPSDQQMVSSSDEDDTGDMKTTLTETVPDHDEEYVPKRTYQLREKRASVPLNQKMDTRALMCQSPDLKLNTALVSLSPVILKTPVNDKVAVKVHSWYAAGFCKPRNSKNFVNSLKKNCV